In Trueperella pecoris, the DNA window AGGAGAACGACAAGCTCGTCCTCAAGTCTGGTGTGATGGAAGGCCAGCTCCTCGACGCCGAAGGCGTCAAGGCTCTTGCCGATCTCGAGTCCCGTGAGGTTCTCCTCGCGAAGGCCGCCGGAGCCCTCAAGGCTTCGCTGGTCAAGGCTGCATTCGTCTTCAAGGCACCCGCCACGAAGACGGTACGTACCGTTGACGCCCTGCGTGCGAAGCAGGAAACCGCTGCCTAAAGTAGCAAAAGAAATTGTCAAAACCTCATATGAGGGAACTGCCTCGCAAGTAGGCAAAGGAAGGAAGGTCTACAATGGCCAAGCTCACTGCTGAAGAGCTCATTGAAGCTTTCAAGGAGCTCACCCTGGTTGAGCTCTCTGACTTCGTGAAGAAGTTCGAGGAAGAATTCGACGTCGAGGCTGCTGCCCCGGTCGCCGTCGCTGCTGCCGCTCCGGCTGCTGGCGAAGCTGCTGCTGAAGAGGAGAAGTCCGAGTTTGACGTCATCCTTGCTGACGCTGGCGCGACCAAGATCGCCGTCATCAAGGAGGTCCGCGCTCTTACTTCGCTCGGCCTGAAGGAAGCTAAGGAGCTCGTTGATGGTGCTCCGAAGCCGGTCCTCGAGGGCGTTTCCAAGGAAGCTGCTGAGGATGCCAAGGCTAAGCTTGAGGGCGCTGGCGCGACCATCGAGCTCAAGTAATCAATGCGGCGTAGCCGCATAGAGACTTGCTGGCCAATCGCCAGCGGTTGAGATAAGTCCCCCGGGCCAGACCATTTTGTGTGGTCTAGCCAGGGGGACTTGTGGTTTTTCCACACGCCGGTGGGCTTAGTTGCAATAGCGGCACTTCCCGTGCAATAGTCGTGTCGTGCAATCGGGTGATTGTATAGCGCCGTGTATCGAGGAACCCTCCTCCGCAGCGACCGCGGCGAGGTGATTCGAGGATCACGGGCGCTTCATAGGTGTCGTGACCCCTTCCACAGGGCGGGGGCTAGACTTCCCTACGCCAAACAGGTAAATTTGAAATTCGCGTGGACTTTCATTTGCCCTGCCCAAGTTTGTCACGAAACCGTCATGTTTCCTTAGGAATTTCGGCGTTTTCGCAGATGATAGTGTCGCGCACGGCCTAACCGGAATATAGGGAAGGATCACCCTTTGGCTGCTTCGCGCACCTTTAATACCACCGTTGTTAACGGCAAGCTGAACTCGGATCGCGTTTCGTTTGCGAAAATCCATGAGCCGTTGCCGGTCCCCGATCTTCTCGGCCTTCAGACCTCCTCGTACGGGTGGTTGATTGGCTCGGATGAGTGGCGCGAATCCGCCGCACCGGGTGAGAAGTCGGGCCTTGAAGAAATCTTTGATGAGGTCTCTCCGATTCAGAACACCGCCGAGACGATGGGCCTGGTCTTGTCCAACCCGCATCTCGAGGGTGAGAAGGCGTCGATCGCCGAGTGCAAGGAGAAGGACCTGACCTACTCTGCTGCCCTGTACGTGACAGCCGAGTTCCAGAACTACGAGACTGGCGAAATCAAGTCCCAGACCACCTTCATCGGTGATTTCCCGCTGATGACCCCGCAGGGTACGTTCATTATCAATGGAACCGAGCGCGTGGTTGTTTCGCAGATGGTGCGTTCGCCCGGCGTCTACTTCGAGCGTACGGCGGACAAGACCTCTGACAAGCTGATTTACAACACGAAGATTATTCCTTCGCGTGGCGCGTGGCTCGAGTTCGAGATCGACAAGCGTGATTCGGTGGGCGTGCGCGTCGACCGTAAGCGTAAGCAGTCGGTGACCGTCTTCCTCAAGGCTCTGGGCATGACCGAGAGCGAGATCCGTGAGGAATTTGCCGACTACCCGGTTCTTATCGACACCCTGGAGAAGGACACCGTCCACACCCAGGAAGAGGCACTGCAGGATTTGTACCGCAAGCTTCGCCCTGGCGAACCGCCGACGGCCGAAGCAGGGCGCACGCTCCTGAACAACTTCTACCTCAACCCCAAGCGTTACGACCTTGCCAAGGTCGGCCGCTACAAGGTCAACAAGAAGCTCGGTCTGCACTCTGAGATGACGGAGCGTCAGCTCCAGCTCACGGACGTCACCGCCACGTTGCGCTACCTGCTCGCGCTTCACGCCGGCGAGGCAACGACGACGACGGCCGAGGGTGGCCTTGAGGTCGTCGTGGAAGATGACGACATCGACCACTTTGGCAACCGCCGTATCCGCGCAGTTGGTGAACTGATCCAAAACCAGGTGCGTACCGGCCTTGCCCGTCTCGACCGCATGGTTCGCGAGCGTATGACCACTCAGGACGCCGAGGCCATCACGCCGTCGTCGTTGATTAACATTCGCCCGATCGTGGCTGCCATCAAGGAGTTCTTCGGAACCTCCCAGCTGTCGCAGTTCATGGACCAGAACAACCCGCTGGCCGGCCTGACGCACAAGCGTCGTCTGTCCGCGCTCGGTCCCGGTGGTCTTTCGCGCGACCGCGCCTCGATGGAAGTTCGAGACGTTCACCCCTCGCACTACGGCCGCATGTGTCCGATCGAGACACCTGAAGGCCCGAACATTGGTCTGATTGGCTCGCTGGCAACCTATGGTCGCGTCAACCCCTTCGGCTTTATTGAGACCCCGTACCGCAAGGTTGTTGACGGTCACGTGACCGATCAGATTGACTACCTCGATGCTGCCGATGAGGACCGCTACACGGTCGCTCAGGCCTCGGCACCGATGGACGAGAAGGGTGCCTTCCTTGATGAGGAAGTCCTTGTCCGCCTTCCCGGAGGAGAGCCGGCTCTGATCCCTGCCGACGAGGTCGATTACATGGACGTCTCGGCCCGCCAGATGGTGTCCGTCGGTACGGCTGCGATTCCGTTCCTCGAGCACGACGACGCTAACCGAGCCCTCATGGGTGCGAACATGCAGCGTCAGGCAGTGCCCCTCATCAAGCCGGTGGCACCGCTGGTCGGCACGGGTATTGAGACCCGCGCGGCTGTCGACGCCGGCGACGTTCTAGTTGCGCGCGCCTCCGGCGTCGTGACCGAGGTCTCTGCCGATCACGTGACGGTGGAAGAGGACTCTGGCAAGTACTTCACCTACCGCCTGCTCAAGTTCGAGCGTTCGAACCCGGGTAACTGCACCAACATGAAGGTCGTCGTTAACGAGGGTGACCGCTTGGAGAAGGGTTCGCTCATTGCCGACGGTCCTGCGACCGAAGGTGGTGAACTGGCGCTCGGCCAGAACCTGCTTGTGGCCTTCATGGCATGGAACGGCTACAACTACGAGGACGCCATCATCGTCTCGCAGCGTTGCCAGTCCGAGGACCTGCTGACCTCGATCCACATCGAGGAGCACGAGGTTGATGCCCGTGACACGAAGCTTGGTCCGGAAGAGATCACGCGCGACATCCCCAACGTCTCCGAAGAAATGCTGGCCCACCTCGACGAGCGTGGAATCATCCGCGTGGGCGCCGAGGTGACCGCCGGTGACATCCTCGTCGGCAAGATCACGCCGAAGGGCGAGACCGAGCTGACCTCGGAAGAGCGCCTTCTGCGCGCAATCTTTGGCGAGAAGGCGAAGGAAGTGCGTGACACGTCGCTGCGCGTCCCGCACGGCCAGTCCGGCATCGTCATCGGCGTCAAGGAGTTCTCCACTGAGAACCATGACGAGCTGCCCTCCGATATTCGCCAGTCGGTGCGCGTGCACATCGCCCAGCGCCGCAAGATCTCTATCGGCGATAAGATGGCAGGTCGCCACGGTAACAAGGGCGTCATCTCCCGTATTCTTCCGCTCGAGGATATGCCGTTCATGGAGGACGGCACCCCGGTCGATATCGTGTTGAACCCGCTCGGCGTGCCTTCGCGTATGAACCTCGGTCAGGTCTTCGAGCTCCACCTCGGTTGGGTCGCCAAGCAGGGATGGGACGCCACCGCAGCTCGCGAAGCGGGCGAAGAGTGGGCGAACCGCATCCCGGCCGACTCGGTCAAGGCTGGTCCACACCGTACCGTCGCCACCCCGGTGTTCGACGGCGTCCAGTCCGACGAACTCAAGGGCCTCCTCGGCTGCACGAACCTCAACCGCGATGGCAACCGTATGGTCGACGAGTCGGGCAAGGCTCGCCTCTTCGACGGCCGTACGGGTGAGCCGTTCCCGGATCCGGTGTCGGTGGGCTACATGTACATGCTCAAGCTGCACCACCTTGTTGATGACAAGATTCATGCGCGTTCGACGGGCCCCTACTCGATGGTTACCCAGCAGCCGCTCGGTGGCAAGGCCCAGTTCGGTGGCCAGCGATTCGGCGAGATGGAGGTGTGGGCGCTCGAAGCTTACGGCGCCGCACACACCCTCCAGGAGATGCTGACCATCAAGTCCGACGACACGGTCGGTCGTGTCAAGGTCTACGAGGCGATCGTCAAGGGCGATAACGTCCCCGAGCCCGGACTTCCCGAGTCCTTCAAGGTCCTTGTCCAGGAAATGCGCTCGCTGTGCCTGAACGTCGAGGCTCTCGACGCCGGCGGCAACGCGATCTCTCTCCAGGACGCCGACGAAGATGCCTTCCGCGCCCCGCAGTCGGCAGGCATCACGACCGGCCTCGAGGATCTCGAGACCGGCGCGGACTTCTAATTTCGTGGGTGGGGCGGCGAGCGCCCGCCGCCCCTTACCCCACAATGGCCATCATTAAGGCGTAAAAATTGAGGAAGTAGGAACCTTGCTCGACGTCAATCTTTTTGACCAGCTTTCCATCTCGCTCGCCACGTCCGAGGACGTGCGCAAGTGGTCGCATGGAACTGTTACCAAGCCTGAAACCATTAACTACCGTACGCTCAAGCCCGAAAAGGACGGCCTTTTCGGCGAGCAGATCTTTGGCCCGACGCGCGATTGGGAGTGCGCCTGCGGCAAGTACAAGCGTCCCCGTTACAAGGGCATCGTGTGTGAGCGCTGTGGCGTTGAGGTCACTCGCTCCAAGGTGCGCCGCGAGCGCATGGGCCACATTGAGCTCGCCGCGCCCGTGACTCACATCTGGTACTTCAAGGGTGTGCCCTCGCGCCTTGGCTACCTGCTTGACATCGCTCCGAAGGACTTGGAGAAGGTCATCTACTTCGCGGCCTACATGGTCACCGATGTCGACGAGCAGCGCCGCCATGACGACATGCCGTCGTTGACCGCCGAGTACGAGCTCGAGCGCGAGAATCTTCTCAAGGAGCGCGACGCCGCCGTCGAGCGCGCGCTGCGTGCCGAGGAAGAGACCCTTGCCGAGGCCGAGACCGCCGGTGAAGATGCTGCTTCGCGTGGCAAGATCAAGCGCACCACGCAGGCCGATACCCGCCGCGTTCGCACCCGCTACGAGAACGACATCAAGAATCTCGAGGAGATCTGGGAAAAGTTCACCAAGCTCAAGGTCGGCGATCTTGAAGGTGACGAGGTGGCCTACCGCGAGATGGAGACCCGCTGGGGCGACTACTTCTCAGCATCGCGCGGCGCGGAGGCTATCCAGCGTCGTCTGCAGACCTTCGATCTCGAGGCCGAGCACGAGTTGCTCGTCGATCAGATCGAGAACGGCACGGCCCAGCGTAAGACCCGCGCGCTCAAGCGCATCAAGGTCGTCAACGCATTCCTGCATTCCAAGACCTCCCCGGAGGCCATGGTTCTTGACGCCATCCCGGTCATCCCGCCGGACCTGCGCCCGATGGTTCAGCTCGACGGCGGCCGCTTCGCGACCTCGGATCTCAACGACCTCTACCGTCGTGTCATCAACCGCAACAACCGTCTCCAGCGCATGCTCGATCTGAATGCGCCCGAGATCATGGTCAACAACGAAAAGCGCATGTTGCAGGAAGCTGTTGACGCGCTCTTCGATAACGGTCGTCGCGGCCGCCCGGTTCAGGGAGCAGGCAACCGTCCGCTGAAGTCGATTTCCGACATGCTCAAGGGCAAGCAGGGTCGTTTCCGCCAGAACCTCCTCGGTAAGCGCGTGGACTACTCGGGCCGATCGGTCATCGTCGTCGGCCCGACCCTCAAGCTTCACCAGTGTGGTCTGCCCAAGACCATGGCTCTGGAGCTGTTCAAGCCGTTCGTGCAGAAGCGCCTCGTGGATCTCGAGCTGGCCAAGAACATCAAGGCCGCTAAACGACTCATCGAGCGTCAGCGCGACGAGGTCTTCGACGTGCTCGAAGAGGTCATCCAGGAACACCCGGTTCTGCTCAACCGTGCACCTACTCTTCACCGTCTCGGCATCCAGGCGTTCGAGCCGCAGCTGATCGAAGGTAAGGCCATCCGCCTTCACCCGCTTGTCTGCTCGGCCTTCAACGCCGACTTCGACGGCGACCAGATGGCTGTCCACCTGCCGCTGTCGGTTGAAGCCCAGGCTGAGGCCCGTATCCTCATGCTGTCGGCTAACAACATCCTCAAGCCTTCCGACGGCCGCCCGGTCACCGTGCCGGCACAGGACATGATTATCGGCTTGTACCATCTGACCACCGTTCGCGAGAACGAGGTCGGCGCTGGCCGTTACTTCACCTCGATCGCCGAGGCGCAGATGGCTCACGATCTGGGCGACATCCACCTCAACGCTCCGATCAACATCCGTTTCGGCGCTGACGAGATCATCGTTCCCCGTGATTGGCAGGCTCCCGAGGGCTACGAAGAGGGCGACGACATCATCCTCAAGACCACCCTCGGTACCGCACTGTTCAACGATGCGCTGCCGACGACCTTCCCCTACGTCAACGAGTCCGTGGGCAAGAAGGTTCTGGGCAACATCGTCAACGAGTTGGCCGAGCGTTACCCGAAGGTCGACGCCGCCGCTTCGCTTGACGCCCTGAAGGAAACCGGCTTCTACTGGGGCGGGCGTTCCGGTGTGACCATCGCCGTCTCTGACGTGATCGCGCCGGCCAACAAGGCCGAGATCCT includes these proteins:
- the rplL gene encoding 50S ribosomal protein L7/L12, which translates into the protein MAKLTAEELIEAFKELTLVELSDFVKKFEEEFDVEAAAPVAVAAAAPAAGEAAAEEEKSEFDVILADAGATKIAVIKEVRALTSLGLKEAKELVDGAPKPVLEGVSKEAAEDAKAKLEGAGATIELK
- the rpoB gene encoding DNA-directed RNA polymerase subunit beta; this translates as MAASRTFNTTVVNGKLNSDRVSFAKIHEPLPVPDLLGLQTSSYGWLIGSDEWRESAAPGEKSGLEEIFDEVSPIQNTAETMGLVLSNPHLEGEKASIAECKEKDLTYSAALYVTAEFQNYETGEIKSQTTFIGDFPLMTPQGTFIINGTERVVVSQMVRSPGVYFERTADKTSDKLIYNTKIIPSRGAWLEFEIDKRDSVGVRVDRKRKQSVTVFLKALGMTESEIREEFADYPVLIDTLEKDTVHTQEEALQDLYRKLRPGEPPTAEAGRTLLNNFYLNPKRYDLAKVGRYKVNKKLGLHSEMTERQLQLTDVTATLRYLLALHAGEATTTTAEGGLEVVVEDDDIDHFGNRRIRAVGELIQNQVRTGLARLDRMVRERMTTQDAEAITPSSLINIRPIVAAIKEFFGTSQLSQFMDQNNPLAGLTHKRRLSALGPGGLSRDRASMEVRDVHPSHYGRMCPIETPEGPNIGLIGSLATYGRVNPFGFIETPYRKVVDGHVTDQIDYLDAADEDRYTVAQASAPMDEKGAFLDEEVLVRLPGGEPALIPADEVDYMDVSARQMVSVGTAAIPFLEHDDANRALMGANMQRQAVPLIKPVAPLVGTGIETRAAVDAGDVLVARASGVVTEVSADHVTVEEDSGKYFTYRLLKFERSNPGNCTNMKVVVNEGDRLEKGSLIADGPATEGGELALGQNLLVAFMAWNGYNYEDAIIVSQRCQSEDLLTSIHIEEHEVDARDTKLGPEEITRDIPNVSEEMLAHLDERGIIRVGAEVTAGDILVGKITPKGETELTSEERLLRAIFGEKAKEVRDTSLRVPHGQSGIVIGVKEFSTENHDELPSDIRQSVRVHIAQRRKISIGDKMAGRHGNKGVISRILPLEDMPFMEDGTPVDIVLNPLGVPSRMNLGQVFELHLGWVAKQGWDATAAREAGEEWANRIPADSVKAGPHRTVATPVFDGVQSDELKGLLGCTNLNRDGNRMVDESGKARLFDGRTGEPFPDPVSVGYMYMLKLHHLVDDKIHARSTGPYSMVTQQPLGGKAQFGGQRFGEMEVWALEAYGAAHTLQEMLTIKSDDTVGRVKVYEAIVKGDNVPEPGLPESFKVLVQEMRSLCLNVEALDAGGNAISLQDADEDAFRAPQSAGITTGLEDLETGADF
- the rpoC gene encoding DNA-directed RNA polymerase subunit beta': MLDVNLFDQLSISLATSEDVRKWSHGTVTKPETINYRTLKPEKDGLFGEQIFGPTRDWECACGKYKRPRYKGIVCERCGVEVTRSKVRRERMGHIELAAPVTHIWYFKGVPSRLGYLLDIAPKDLEKVIYFAAYMVTDVDEQRRHDDMPSLTAEYELERENLLKERDAAVERALRAEEETLAEAETAGEDAASRGKIKRTTQADTRRVRTRYENDIKNLEEIWEKFTKLKVGDLEGDEVAYREMETRWGDYFSASRGAEAIQRRLQTFDLEAEHELLVDQIENGTAQRKTRALKRIKVVNAFLHSKTSPEAMVLDAIPVIPPDLRPMVQLDGGRFATSDLNDLYRRVINRNNRLQRMLDLNAPEIMVNNEKRMLQEAVDALFDNGRRGRPVQGAGNRPLKSISDMLKGKQGRFRQNLLGKRVDYSGRSVIVVGPTLKLHQCGLPKTMALELFKPFVQKRLVDLELAKNIKAAKRLIERQRDEVFDVLEEVIQEHPVLLNRAPTLHRLGIQAFEPQLIEGKAIRLHPLVCSAFNADFDGDQMAVHLPLSVEAQAEARILMLSANNILKPSDGRPVTVPAQDMIIGLYHLTTVRENEVGAGRYFTSIAEAQMAHDLGDIHLNAPINIRFGADEIIVPRDWQAPEGYEEGDDIILKTTLGTALFNDALPTTFPYVNESVGKKVLGNIVNELAERYPKVDAAASLDALKETGFYWGGRSGVTIAVSDVIAPANKAEILEEAEERAAKIEQDFQEGNIRDEDRRRDLVALWTEVTDKVADEMRKNFDDLNNINQMVQSGARGNWMQIRQVAGMRGLVADPKGEIIPRPIKSNYREGLSALEYFTATHGARKGLADTALRTADSGYLTRRLVDVAQDVIVRESDCGTSRGLPKPIVALDGEGKEIRLATVDGMTREVTEAEVSATEWAAAELIRSEDIDTSVYARTLAKDAVDGDGNVVVEAGTDIGDVALEKLLEAGIKQIHVRSVLTCDSRVGTCAKCYGRSLATGKLVDIGEAVGIVAAQSIGEPGTQLTMRTFHTGGAASAEDITQGLPRVQELFEARTPKGEAPIAEAAGRLEIEELERSRRLILKRDDGDEDLTYLVGKRAKLLVPEGSHVPVGQQLVEGSVDPKKVLRISGRRVAQLHLVSEVQNVYRSQGVEIHDKHIEVIVRQMLRRVTVLEAGTTALLPGELVDVAQFEAANRAAMAEGGKPASGRPELMGITKASLATDSWLSAASFQETTKVLTEAALNAKSDPLDGLKENVILGKLIPAGTGLEQLRRIKVEPTAEARSEYEQLNTFAGLDSFDDIYGYGSLDDYDTSMGYGYGLNF